Proteins encoded by one window of Scatophagus argus isolate fScaArg1 chromosome 8, fScaArg1.pri, whole genome shotgun sequence:
- the itga5 gene encoding integrin alpha-5: MGSGRFRVKTPGIVAVLARSVLCTVGLLLTFSQPVCEAFNLDVENPAVYSGTTGSYFGYAVDFYLAESFSASVVIGAPKANTRQVNVTEGGSVFYCPWSLSQTDCHIIEFDPEGDRPVLLNDTKHQGDFKSHQWFGATVRSHNDTILACAPLYSWRTEKDVPHSDATGTCYLSAQNFTKFVEYAPCRTEISDAVGQGYCQGGFSADFTTDGKVVLGGPGSYFWQGQVITAAKEDIIKAYYPGYFVQSVENQIQTKQVRANHDDSYQGYSVAAGEFSGDQVEDFVAGVPKGLMLYGSVSVLNGTDLKTMINYTGEQMGSYFGYAVATTDINSDGMADLLVGAPMFMVRGSDGRLEEMGRVYVYLQRGPLNLELLLPHLTGTQVFGRFGSTISPLGDLNQDGFNDVAISCPFGGEDQRGLVYIYNGYSEGLREKPSQVITGQWAAGTVPASFGFALRGAKDLDMNGYPDLIVGAFGVDKAVLYRSRPIVNTSASLTVYPTMINPEEKNCMVTSGNTSIPVSCVNLNFCISADGKHLPDIIAFQVEVQLDSHKHKQKGAVKRALFLDSQQPLLQKSVIVRHGERVCNHTKIYLRDEKDFRDKLSSIYVALNFSLDPKVAADSHGLRPILNYQTTSIIEQKAQILLDCGEDNICVPDLKLAVHGNRKEVYLGDDNSLTLTFNARNEGEGGAYEAELYVVLPPEADYSGIARNNESLTQLTCSYETENQTRYLSCDLGNPMKSGTSLWAGLRFTVPRLKDTHKTVQFELQIRSKNENNSHSEVVPYKLEVVVQAEVIVQGVSRPDKVFFPPANWKVTKNYGVEQDVGPAVEHIYELLNNGPSRISHTLLELRCPLSVQGHTLLYPLEFSTEGPINCTTDKNMNHLRLKLQRTSTEPPILALKANEHHVEKRDVHKNQLAHLTNLSCSNAECWTLQCNVGLLKKGTTAILKVRSRIWAETFIEKTYKQYVLECMARYSVKKMPYAILPKHFPSGHKKVVTPVVWNKPDIENSVPLWIIILAILAGLLLLALLIYVLYKFGFFKRSLPYGTAMEKAQLKPQAASEA; the protein is encoded by the exons ATGGGCTCGGGGCGATTTCGCGTAAAGACGCCGGGGATAGTAGCGGTTCTCGCCCGCTCAGTTCTTTGTACCGTCGGGCTATTACTCACTTTTTCTCAGCCTGTCTGCGAGGCGTTCAACTTGGACGTGGAGAACCCAGCTGTTTACAGCGGAACTACGGGGAGCTACTTCGGTTATGCTGTGGACTTTTATTTGGCTGAATCTTTCAG TGCAAGCGTGGTGATAGGAGCTCCCAAGGCCAACACAAGGCAGGTTAATGTTACAGAGGGAGGATCTGTCTTCTACTGTCCATGGAGCCTCAGCCAAACAGATTGTCACATCATCGAGTTTGATCCTGAAG GGGATCGCCCCGTGTTGctgaatgacacaaaacatcagGGTGATTTCAAGTCCCACCAATGGTTCGGCGCCACCGTGCGTTCTCACAACGACACAATTCTG GCTTGTGCCCCTCTCTACTCCTGGAGGACTGAAAAGGATGTGCCTCATTCTGATGCCACAGGAACCTGCTACCTCTCAGCCcaaaatttcacaaaatttGTGGAATATGCTCCCTGCCGCACAG AGATCAGTGATGCAGTGGGACAAGGTTACTGCCAGGGAGGATTCAGCGCCGACTTCACAACG GATGGCAAAGTTGTTTTGGGAGGGCCAGGCAGCTACTTCTGGCAAG GTCAGGTGATCACTGCAGCTAAGGAGGACATTATCAAAGCGTACTACCCAGGCTATTTCGTGCAGTCTGTGGAGAACCAGATTCAGACCAAACAGGTCCGGGCTAATCACGATGACAGCTACCAAG GCTACTCTGTTGCTGCTGGGGAATTCAGTGGTGATCAGGTAGAAG ATTTTGTGGCTGGTGTTCCGAAAGGACTCATGCTTTACGGTTCG GTGTCTGTTCTGAACGGTACAGATCTAAAGACCATGATAAACTACACTGGTGAGCAG ATGGGGTCATATTTTGGCTATGCGGTAGCAACAACAGACATCAACAGCGATGG GATGGCTGATCTGCTGGTGGGAGCTCCCATGTTTATGGTCCGAGGCTCTGATGGCCGCCTGGAAGAGATGGGCCGGGTCTATGTTTACTTACAGCGTGGTCCCCTGAACCTGGAGCTCCTCCTACCTCACTTGACAGGCACCCAGGTGTTTGGGAGATTTGGCAGCACCATTTCACCACTGGGAGATCTGAACCAGGATGGTTTCAATG ATGTTGCTATCAGCTGTCCATTTGGAGGGGAGGATCAGCGGGGACTGGTCTACATCTATAATGGATACTCTGAAGGACTCAGGGAAAAGCCATCTCAGGTCATCACTGGCCAGTGGGCTGCTGGAACTGTTCCTGCTAGCTTTGGATTTGCCCTCAGGGGTGCTAAGGACTTGGACATGAATGGATACCCAG ATCTTATAGTTGGTGCCTTTGGTGTTGACAAAGCAGTTCTTTACAG ATCCCGCCCAATAGTTAACACCAGTGCCTCTCTGACAGTTTACCCCACCATGATCAACCCTGAAGAGAAGAACTGCATGGTCACCAGTGGAAACACCAGCATTCCTGTTTCCTG TGTCAATTTGAATTTCTGCATATCTGCTGATGGGAAGCACCTACCGGACATCATAG CTTTCCAGGTGGAGGTGCAGCTTGATAGTCATAAGCACAAGCAGAAAGGTGCAGTGAAGAGGGCTTTGTTCTTGGACTCCCAGCAACCCTTGCTCCAGAAGAGTGTGATTGTGCGCCATGGCGAGCGTGTTTGCAACCACACCAAGATCTACCTAAGA GATGAGAAAGACTTCAGAGATAAACTCTCCTCCATTTATGTGGCCTTGAACTTCAGCTTGGATCCAAAAGTTGCAGCTGACTCACACGGCCTGCGGCCCATCCTCAACTATCAGACCACCAGTATAATTGAGCAGAAG GCTCAGATTCTGTTGGACTGTGGAGAAGACAACATCTGTGTTCCTGACTTGAAGCTGGCGGTCCACGG GAACAGGAAGGAAGTCTACCTGGGTGATGACAACTCGCTAACCTTGACTTTCAACGCCAGAAatgagggtgagggaggggcGTACGAGGCAGAGCTGTATGTGGTGCTGCCGCCTGAAGCTGACTACAGCGGCATTGCCCGCAATAATGAG AGCCTGACCCAGCTGACCTGCAGCTATGAGACAGAGAACCAGACGCGATACCTCAGCTGCGATTTGGGCAACCCGATGAAGTCTGGCACCAGT CTGTGGGCTGGTCTGCGCTTCACAGTGCCACGACTGAAGGACACGCACAAAACTGTTCAGTTTGAGCTTCAGATTCGCAG taaaaatgaGAATAATTCCCACAGTGAGGTTGTACCCTACAAGCTGGAGGTGGTTGTTCAGGCTGAGGTCATAGTACAGGG TGTGTCCCGACCAGATAAGGTCTTCTTCCCGCCAGCCAACTGGAAGGTGACCAAAAACTATGGGGTGGAGCAGGACGTCGGGCCTGCAGTGGAACACATCTATGAG TTGCTGAACAACGGGCCCAGTCGGATCAGCCACACCCTCCTTGAGCTACGCTGCCCTCTCAGTGTCCAGGGCCACACTCTCCTTTACCCCCTGGAATTCTCCACAGAAGGCCCCATCAACTGCACCACAGACAAGAACATGAACCACCTACGCCTCAAA CTCCAGCGCACATCTACAGAACCACCTATTCTGGCTCTGAAGGCAAATGAGCACCATGTCGAGAAGAGGGATGTCCACAAGAACCAACTCGCTCATTTGACTAACCTG TCCTGTTCTAATGCAGAGTGCTGGACACTCCAGTGCAACGTGGGTCTTCTGAAGAAGGGGACTACTGCTATCCTCAAAGTGCGCTCTCGTATCTGGGCTGAGACCTTCATTGAG AAAACGTACAAGCAATATGTGCTGGAGTGCATGGCCAGATACAGCGTGAAGAAGATGCCTTATGCCATCCTACCCAAACATTTTCCCAGTGGACACAAAAAA GTGGTGACACCAGTTGTGTGGAACAAGCCAGATATCGAAAACTCGGTTCCCCTGTGGATCATCATCTTGGCCATTCTGGCTGGTTTACTGCTTCTGGCTCTCCTCATTTATGTACTATACAAG TTTGGCTTCTTCAAGCGATCTCTACCTTATGGCACTGCAATGGAGAAAGCGCAACTCAAACCACAGGCTGCCTCTGAGGCTTAG